From the genome of Podospora bellae-mahoneyi strain CBS 112042 chromosome 2, whole genome shotgun sequence:
GTACCGGACGCAGCACCGAGGTAGAGGACCTTGGAACCGGGCTTCATGTAGATGGTCTCGAGACCACCGAGGATACCGGCAGCCAACTTGGAACGGAAAGGATTCCAGATCTGAAGTCCATGTTGTTAGCGCATGTTCATGGAAAACGCTGATAGCCAAGACTAGCACTCTGCGACTGAAAAACTTACGCGGTACTCGGTCTTGGTGGCGTTGCCCTCGTCGTTCTTGCCAGTCTCAACAGAGATTCTCTTCTCGCCGTAGACAGACTCGCCAGGTACAAGGTTGGCAGTGGCGAGCAAATCCTCCTTTCCACCGCGGGCAACGAAGACGCCCTTGTGACGATGGGgctcgacgacgaccttcttgccgccagcagcaccaccggcaccaccaccgcgaccaccaccgcggccACTGTTGAATTGGTTAGCATCTGCCATAGTGGCTCGTAGATCGACATTCAAACGTACCCACGACCACCACGGGCAGGACCGCCACGGCCACCGCCGCGAGGACCACCGCgagcaccaccacggccaccaccacgaccgccGAAACCGGCTATGTATTCAGTCAGCAAATGTCATTGGAAATGTTGAGGCGAGAGAAGCCAGCAAAGTAGCAGGCCGGAGGAGAGGCGCAGGAGATCGCAAACTTTGGAGGGAAGCGAAGATCGAAAACTTCATTCGCAATCCTCGGCGCGCAGAATCTGAGCGCTCGTGTCATCCAAAAGCAAAGCCATCGCAATCCAATGCCGTCAATTGATACCAGAAAAGAGAATCTAGGActtaccaccaccgcggccACCACCGCGTCCACCACGGTCACCACCACGGAAGTTGCCTCCCCCGCGACCACCGCCTCTTCCACCGCGCTCAAAGCCCATTATGACGGTTGGTTATGTCTGTAAATCGAATATAAGATCGTCGTGGGTATGTCTGTCGACGCCGAATCAGATGTGTTGCGCAAAGAGTTGTTGAGGACACAATGGGTTGATTTGCGCGGCTCTGTCGAGATGCTCAAAGAGCTTGTTGGAGCTGGATGCAAAATTTCCTAACACCCCAGAAAAAATGAGTGGAGCACCGATCAACTTTTTGTCGCCTCGGTGGTGGATTCTTCCGACATTCTGAGTGGCTGGGCATCTTGCTGTGAACCTGGTAGAGATCCGTGCGGTATTGTTATCGTCTTATCGGCTTGGTGGGGCTGCAAGTGGGAAAGTTTTCTGCACTTGCCAGCCGCCAAGATTTTCTTCTGCCTCAGGCCAACACCGCTCCCGCACAAGCCAATCGAACACCACCCACCGAGCCCTAATCGCGAAATTGAATTTGGCTCCAAAATTTGGTAACCGTCATTCCTTGAACATCACCAAATTCGGCCGATCTCGCCTCTAATCGACAAGCAGTCAAGATGGTGAGTAGCCCTTGCGAAATCAATTCCCGAAGTCATTTTCGAGCGCCGTTCGAAGCCCCCGTCGAAATTTGCTGCTGGACCTTTGCGGAATTCCGTCCGGGATGGAGGATGGAGCTATTGCGGAAAccgacgagggggagggaaatgTTGAAGCAATCGCCAGGAACCATGCTGACCATGGATTTATCACGACATTAGGTTCGGTACGCTGCGACTGAGATTTCCCCGGTGAAGTCCGCCCGCTCCCGTGGCTCTTACCTCCGTGTTTCTTTCAAGAACACCCGCGAGACTGCCCAGGCCATCAACGGCTGGAAGCTCCAGCGCGCCCAGACCTTCCTCCAGAATGTCATtgacaagaaggaggccgTCCCTATGAGACGCTACTGCGGCTCCATCGGCCGTACTGCTCAAGGTACGAATAATCATCGATTTCCCGACATAAACACATCGGAAGCTTTGGACATGGAGATTTGGGATTGGGGTGGGATTGGACACCCGGAACGATTAAAAGCTCCACGACTACAAGACTGGTGAAGGATGGATATGGCTATGAGAATGTTGGGCTGACTGTGATGGAAATGTAGGCAAGCAGTTCGGTGTCACCCGTGCCCGCTGGCCCGCCAAGTCCGCCGAGTTCCTCCTCGGTCTCCTCAAGAACGCCGAGTCCAACGCCGACTCCAAGGGTCTTGACACTGGCAACCTCGTTGTCAAGCACATCCAGGTCAACCAGGCCCCCAAGCAGCGCCGCCGCACATACCGCGCCCACGGTCGCGTACGTATCTTCGAATCCGAGAACATCTCCAGCGGggagtgagaggggagggacaCACAGGCTAACATATGGCAGATCAACCCCTACATGTCCAACCCCTGCCACATCGAGCTTATCCTCaccgaggctgaggagacCGTCGCCAAGTCCGAGGCCGTTGTCCGTGAGGAGCACCTTAACAGCAGACAGCGTGGCGTTCGCGTCCGCCAGGCCCTCACTGCCGCCTAAACGGTTGGCCGTGTGGTGATGTTCGGGACGTCGGGGTATCTTTTGACTGGGGCTTGATTTTTCCGGAAACGGTGTACTGCAAGCATGGCATTCTTTCGGGTCAGGGCTACGATTCCAGAGGAAAAAGGAGTCGGTCACGAATACTCAATAAAAACAATTGAGAAACCATGAACGCGGGAAACGGGGTTATGAAAGGCGCAAACCGAATTTTATTTGCTTGACTCGACTCTCGGCCGAGGCTGCCTTGCCCGTTTGATAGCTGAAGATACCCAGCGTCTCAGTCATCTTGCGTCTCTCATCCGTGTGAAGCGACTATGCATGCCGTGGTGCTGTGGAGGGCAGTTTGGGGCTGTAGTGATACCATAGGGTGATTCCTAACCATTGAGCTTGTCGAACATATCTGGGTCTTGTTGCATATTGATGATTATGGTCTTGTGACACCGGTGCTTACTATGATGATATCATAAATGATTCTCCAACATAACACACTCAATGCCGTCCACATTCGCATGCTTATGCCTACATGGACACATGCAGCTCATACCGCTCACTAGAACAGATTCTGCTCCCAGGTACGCTCTATccctccatctcaacatcctccccacccccacctctccccttccGTCTCTCCTCTATCCTCTTGACCATCTTCTGCTTCCCTTGCCCAACCCAACTCTTgtacccctcctcccctccctccttgaGCCTatactccaccacccccttcagcACCTCCCCGGCAAACCCAACAAAGTTGTGCTTCCTCAACGCGTTCTCAAACTGCCAATCCCTCCTCTTTTGCTCCTCCCGCTCCAACAACTCCACATCGCccaactccctcgccctGATCCTCAAGTCTCTCGTCATGGCCAAGAGGTTAAACCTAATCTCTGCGTCGCCATATCTCGCAATCCGGCGCTGAATCACCTCCATGACCTTTTCAGGGAAGCTCTCCTGCGTGCAAGGCCCATGGGAGATGGGAGCAGGCTGGAGGCCGTCCAGTTCGTAAAGGGTCCCGTTAAAGGGCGTGTAAGCGATGAAATGAAACGCATCTTCCGTCTCGTCATTTGGGTTGCGGGTTGTCTCATCCACAAAGGGAGACGATTTGGCAAACGAGTTGTGCGTGTCTCTTATGACATCTGAATTGGAAAGCGCCTCACCGCGGAACTCGGGGGGGAGGTCGATGGTGAAGTCGCGGAAGTCTTTGAGGACGGGGCCGATGTCGATTTTTgtttcttcgtcgtcggagcCGGAGGttttgttgaggaggacggagaggagggcttggGTCCCGCAGGCGTTGGGGATTGTCtgggcggcgaagaagagcttGTTTTCGGCGATGGAGTGGTCGAATGTTCCGTCGAGGGGCTTGTCGCCGGTGGCGCGGTAGGGGGCGTCGGTTGGGtatttgaagaggaagatgacgccGTAGACGGGGTGGAGCTCGGccagggaggaggggtcgagggtgaggagttCTTCGAATTGGACGTTGCGGACGCCGAGGTTGGTTAGGAGGTAGGTGAAGACGCCGGCGTCGGATTCGACTGGGGAGGGTTAGTATGGGATGTTTTatcggggatggggagggggagggagacaTACTGGTATTCCAGCTTCCACTCATTTtgctggttggggttgaCAGGTTACTCGGTCGAGGAGATGTCTGTCTCGAGGATGGGATATTGTTTCGTTGGGCGGGTGACCCAAAAATTAGTATCTGATCGAACTGGGAAAGCCGTTGAGCCCGACGGGTCGGTTGCGTGGCTCGGGGAGCTGTATGTAAACCGAGCTACAGGCCTCAAGAATGTTTTTCGGCACTTGGGCTTTTCTTGCAATGATGCGGTTCATCAACAACTGGAACGTTGCAGGTCCGATAAGATaagatgatggatgatgcaAGCTTGGGAGCCTGGGCTGTCCAGCTTTCTTGGCGACGACAGCTGCGTGCCGGCTGATAGGTTTGTGCATCTTTTTTCCCAAATAATGTCACCAGAGCAACGATGCAGCCCCTGAAAGCCCCTAAAGATGATGAACTATCTCGGTGCCTTTTATCCAACAGACCGTTTTCCAAAACATAGATacaagaaagaaataaaatgacgagaaaagaaaaaaacaggaCACAGACATATATAAACACGGGAAATCTAAGTCCGACTCGCTGCCTGTACCTTCGACCCAGTATCCTCAAACGTGAAAGACAAAATGCAAGCAAAACAGCAGCCAATCCAACCAGATTCCCCAACCAGAATCGAATCTAATTCCTCTACCATCTACCACAGCTTTGatcccccatccaccacctttaTAGAATTCTTACGGCCTTGGGTAATaaaccaactcctcctccagccccctCTACACCCccgtcgcagcagcagcagtactcttatcctccaccgccgccgtcgagTTATTCGGACTCACCCGATGCCTCGAACTCCCACCGCTCCCATCATTCGACCCCAGCTGAAAAGTCGAGTTCCTACCTCGGCGCTTGGTCCTCAGCCAAAAGATGGCCTCGCCGATTTTGCGAAAAAGCCAGGGGCGCTCGCCGGGGGGTCGCCAGGTCCAGTATTCTTTCATGTCGTAGTTTTCGGGCATGATGGTGCCCCGGGATAGTTTGATGATAGCCCAGATGCAGAGGTTTATGCCCGCGTAGGAGAAGATGCCGCTGGGGGTTAgctgggggtggaagggaaagcgaggaggggggaagggctTACGCGAGAAGGCCGTAGGCTACACTGTAGGTAAAGGGGATAAAGGCCAGGGTGATGAATGAAGGGACTGCGTCACCGATGTAGGCCCAGTTGATTTTGGTCACTTGTCGGATCATGAGGCAGCCGACCTGTCAGTCGTATTAGCTTGGTTAGCCTAGAAGAGAGGAAATTCGCTTACCAGCATCAGAGTACATCCAGTAGCCCAAGGCGGAATTGACGCAAATATAGGGGCAAAGAAAATACACAGGAAGAAACAAAATCCAGCAATGACAGCCGTCAGCCCCGTCCGACCACCCTCAGCAATACCAGCACCGCTCTCAATGAAAGCCGTAACTGGTGAGCATCCGAGGAGCGCCCCGAGCGAGATACAAATCGAGTCTATGCAGAATGCAGTGGTTGAGCGGGGAAAGTCCTTATCTTTACCTGTTGTCCGTCTGCAAAACCGAGCCATGGAATAGAGTGTTGCTGTGCAGTCGATGATATCCACATAGAGGAGGGTGATCAAAGCGACAAGCACTTTGGTGTCGAATTTTTCACCCAAGTCCCATTGGATCTGGCCGAGGGTGTGTTTGATGGGGTGGAAAGCGACAATTTGGCGGAAGTATGCGAAGCGACGGTTGCCATCGTCCGTATCGGGGAAGTACGTGACGGCTGTGTTGCGTCTGGAGAAAGTTAGCATCCCAGTAGATAATGACAAAGAATTCCTAGGGATTTCTTACGGCCAAGACAGGATTGAAACCAAAGCAATGCCAATGACGATTGAAGCTCGAACCTTGAAAGCCATCAGAAACACCACGAACAGACCACCGAGACAAATACCAATCCACATCTGTGAAGTACTAAGTTAGCGTCCAAGTAACTCGGGGTTTGATTTGGGGATTTACCTTTGGGTTGGTCATGACCTCTCCAGTACACTCGCCATATTGATCCAAGGAACTAGCTGGACAACCGCCAATAGCCAAGGGTGTACTGATAGCTCCCGTAATGATGCCAATTCCAGAGGAATATGACATACCGATGAGTGTGAGAAACAGACCGATGCCAACACCACTGGCCGTTTTGATGGTACCGGGAATAATCTTGACCAGCCAGTGTCGCATACCAGTGAGGGCTAGAAACATGAAAATCCATCCTTCAATGAAGACAGCGGTGAGAGCAGTCTTATAGGGAATCGAGCCGGTCCCCTTTGCGCCAACGACTTGGTAAGTGAAGTAGGCATTCAAGCCCATGCCAGGACTGTGGAAGTGTCAGGACAATACGCTTCATCATCGAATAAGGAGCAACTTACCCAAGACAGAcagggaggttggtgaaaaGACCAAACAGAATGCTGGAGAAAGCGGCCACCGCAGCTGTGGCAGTGATAAGATCCAGCTTGACCTCTGATTCTTGTCAGTATGTGTGACATATGAAGTATATGCTTTCATGAATTTTCAACTGACCTTCGTAGCAAGCTGTCCACTCCTTGTTGTTTACACAGTTGCCCGCGTTGTCGAGCGGTTTTTTACATTCGCAATCGAACCCCGTGTCTGCGAGAATGGAGGCCTGTGAGGGTGTCAGAATACCAAGTGTAAGGAATATGCCGTAACGACACCTTACGTTGACGGCAATGATGTAGGACATGGTGGCAAATGTAGTGAGGCCAGCCCGCAACTCTGTAGAGAAGTTGGCATCGGGAATACTCTTAGGCTGTGGTAGAAGCATGTCAGGCGCCAGTGTTCTGTTTCTCTTACTTGGAGCCATACTCACTCCGCTCCCCTTGAGGTTGAACACCCGGCCAACGACCGAGTTGTTCATTCGCtcatcaaccctcccaacGCGGTCCTTGAAGGAGTCAAGTGCCCGTGCCTTCCAGCTTCTGTGCCTTGTGGGCAGACTCCCATCAGCATGGTCATCAGCCTCAGGCGCCGAACAGCTCCCGACAGGTCCCATCTCAATCCCAGCGCTGCGGATGTCAGTATGAAAATTCATGGAGTCATGAGTGACAAACGGAAGCAGAAACGGGCAAGGCAATCCGAGGGGAAGCGCGAGAAGGAAATGACTGAATCAATCAACCCCGCCGCCCAGGGGTCGTTGTGTGTGTACTCCGCAGCCCAGACAGCCCCTTGTTAAGAGCGCGCGTGTGGGCAAAGAGAGCCTTGTTTCTCGGAAACAATCGAGCTCGGGGCATACAAGGATAGTGGAGGGGTACTCAGAGATTCCCAGAAGAATGAGGCACGACGGTGAAGCAATGCCCGGTTCCACGGCATTTCAACTTAAATGGCCGTCCAGAGCACCAGACGCCCTGTCTGACCGGCCCTGTCCGGGGTGAACCAAAAGACCTGGGACAAGTGCCGCAGCTGACCGACCCGGAGGCACGGCAGGGTGACAGCGGCAGCAAAGGGAATTCGACTTTTCAAGGAGATTGACAGGGCGGAGACAAACTCACGGCTTTTTCTTCGGACCAAGCTCAGGGCTCTCCCATGAGAAGTGGTTAAAGTGGTCCATGATGTCAGGGCGGGGGGTCGAACCATTCGAAGTGGGTGGAAATTCTGAGGCGGTGGAATCTGCGAGTCTCTCTTGAGAACGGCGTAAcagagaggagggagagctggGTCTGTTGACAAACCTGTACAAGTCGCTCTGATGGTCAGGGCGGGCTTGGATTGTGAGAGCAAGGTCAAGAATGGCCAAGGGTCCACAACGTGTTGAGAATGTGTCCAAAGCACCAAGAGCAAGCAatgtggggatggggaaagCAGTACTCCGGAGGAGCAAGTCAAGAGAGCGGGCCTGATCTTGGTACAATCACTCGACGGGGTGCTACCTCTTATTAGGGTGGCCTACGCATACTGGCCAGACCCTGACTGAGCAAGAGACAGAAAAAGATAATCAAACTTATGATGTAGATATGCTGCCACTTAGGTAGACGGTCGCCCCGGAAAAATTACCAACTTCAACATTTTGATTTGTGGATCACTGAAAGACCGTATCTATAAATTCTACATATCAGCACCCAATCGGACTAAGAAACTCAACAGCCAGTAAGCAGGCGATATGGAAGTGGCAACCGCTCAGTTAAAACAAAGGGTCCTCGACAAGTTCCGAGCTGGAGCATCAACGAGTGGGAGCCTCTCCCCTGTTCCTTTTTGACAGAGCCCTGATATTCCAGCCAGTCATGTAGGTGTAAGTGATGGAATACTGACAGAAAGGATGAACAGGCGTGTAACATGAAGAGCACGCTGCCGCAGTGCCAGGCCAGGATCGGCAAAAGAAGCAGGCCGGAGATCACAAATTCTGACACGACATGAGAATACAGCCGTATTTCCGTGCTCACGACCCACGACTTGCTGTGCGTCAGTCAAGCCCCTTATACGGCAGGTGTCTTGTTCCTGGcgcccccccgcccccctccttgGAGCCGCAGCAGAAACTTTCTGCATGAGCGCATGGTCGAATCTTGTTTACTCGCGTTGAAGCTGCTTAgttcgctgctgctgtgtctGCTAAACGGCCCTTTTGGGGCGAGTCCATGCGGTTTCTGATGCACCAGAATGTTTGTCTGGTATTCTAAGGACCAACCGTTTtgccccccctttttttttttccccttctgTGCTGTATGACAACCATAGCCGAGCAGTTCAAGACATCAACACCGAGTGCCGCCAGAAGGCACACGGCTACGGGCCGCAGGGAATCAGCGGAAGATTTGTCAATCGCCGTGAGGCAAGACACTATGCCATCATTGGTAGATAAGGGCGCGGTTGAATGTCCCAGCTGCTGGCGTATCTTTTGGCAATCAATCTGATCATTCCAAGTTGACCAATGCGGCGTTTATACACGGTCTATATCACCGTAGCTGAACTGGTGGTGTCTCCAAGTACGAATAGTTCTGGAACAGTTCAGCTGACCATGTTATACAAATATTTTTCGACGAATCTAATAATTATAAGCATATGAATTTCTGGAAACCGGGCTTTACCCTTTAAGCTGTCGACGGCAAAGCGTATGCATGCTAAAGCCTGGGTGGTGTGGTATAGTGTGGTGTGTTCTGAAAGTGCTGATGCGAACCCGCCTTTTGACCCCAAGAGGACAATACGATACGGGCGTTGGTGAATGAAATTGGAAAGAGAAGCTCCAAGATCCACTGAGGCTCCATCTCCTGTCGGCAGTTGAGGAAAGAATGGATTGGTTCCCCGGGTGCCACCCGATAGGGACATGGGTCAGCTCGATGGTTGGTGGATCTCTAGATCAACGGCGATCTTGGGCTTGGCATCAAACATGTGGGTCAGGGACCTCGAGCACATTTCTTCTTTCAACGTCTGTCAACGGCCCTCCTCATGGAAGGTCTATCTCGAACATGGCTGGATCAATATGTCAATATGCGGCCAGGGCTTGTAACCATTTGCAGAACTTGCTTTTTCATCTATCCGTGTTCTCTTTCTTACACCCATCGCGTGCCAGCATATCCGACGAGCGGGTGAGGCGGACTGCATGGGATAAGCAGGGGCGAACTGGGCAAACTTCATCTGTTTATTCCTTCATTCACCTGTCCGCCCGTCGCATTTACACCAGGAGCAGCCAAGCTCCCGTCCGTGTGGGACATCACACCTATGGCATCTGGCGTCCTCTGTGAGATCTGAGACGTGGGTGAAGTTCCATCGAAGAAGGACGCGAGGAAGGACGCGAACACCCCAAGCGTGGTTGGGAGAGCCTGATATCGGCCGTCTGGAGCAATCAATATTAGTAGTGAGGCGAGTGATGATGCTATCTCGTCTTTCTtaccctacctaccttccACGGCAGCGCGGCGGGATTAAGTGGGATTTTACTGCACGTCACTTACCTACCCTTTCCAATGCACCTCCGGACGGCTGACAGTGGTAGTACCACGTCTCTTGTGACCCCTATCAACTCATTGTTGTCCAACTTGGACCGAGTCGAAGAGCGTCAAATAGCGGCCTTTTGTCATCTATAAGGAAAAAGTATGCTCTTGATGACGCCGCAGGGCTGTTGGCATGGTCTTCGAGATCAGACGAGGGGCGGGCCGTGATGGGTGGAGGTTCACAAAAATGCGAGATGGTCTGACTTGATGAGGTAGATGGCGTTTGGCCGTTGAAGTTCCTTTGGCTGCAGAAGAAATCAGCCCCAGACGACGCCATGTGTCTGGAATGGCGATTTGTTTGGCGGACACACCTTTGCAGGAcagggaaggggttggcttTGCGAACGCCGAGCTGCAGTCTAACGGCCGAGACTTCTTGTGAGGTTCTCAGGGAGCACAGATTTCGGTGCCCGCCAGTGGACCCCTTCATCCCACCGCTTGAAGTCGAAGCTACTGTACCTCAGCTGTCAATTTGACGACGAGCAGCTTCCTGATAGGCATGCCTGCTCCTGTCATCATCTAACCTTGCCCTGGAAGAACGccgcttcttcctctcccattcGCGGTTCGAACTTGCCTTTCCGGCCCCGAGAAAGGCACCTGGCACACAGCACAACTTCTACTTCCCTCGTTGCATGCACGAGTGCCCAATCACGTACCGAGCGCAACCTGACAGTGTCTCACTCGATTCCCTGCATTGCAGGGGGATCATACTCCCATCTCAGCGTGTCCAGAGGCCAACAGCTACCACAACTTCACCAGCTCCTGTGTGGCAAGACATAATAATAATACACAAAAAATCAATCGCCAATCCTGGTCAACCTATTTATCGTCTTACCCCTCTTGTGAGGGGTTGGTTACGTCGGGTCTTTCATCCCCTTCGAGGCCAACTTGAGCCGattcaccaaaaaaaaaaaaaaagggccAGGATTGGCTAGAGGGTTGATCTCGGCACTTGCTCTCCACCTCAGCCAATCTAACCCCAGAGGACCTAATCACAGTAATTCAGTAGCTTGTCGTTGCTCTTTCTCGCACTCGCTCTCTCTTTTCGGTGGGCTGGGCAATTGAGCATTAGTCTCGGCAAACAACCAGTTTCAACTCGGCATCGCATACCGTATTGGCTATTCCGGCATCCTGTAAACAGCCTCGTTCTCCTTCTGCTTTCGCCATCAGTGGCAGGTTCACTATGTGGGACGTCGACTGGTCCGACGTTTCTATCGAAAAGGTTGGGGAGAGACGAGCGCGCAAGGGAATCGAAAGAAACtcaaagaaggaggatgttCAGAGCGTACATGGGTCAACAGGCAGCCGCCCCTCCTCGACTGAAGAGCGACCAGCCATGAGCCTCTTTGAATCCATGGGCTTGAAGCGCAACAGCATGTCAatgaagaacaagaggaagGACACATTGCAGCCAGAAACGACAAAGGACGATGGCAAATCAAGACGGACATctctgctggctgctgcggtTTCGGCCCTGGGCAATACAAACCGGTCGTCGACTGTGTCTGACAAGTCTCTCAGACTGCAGACCACGCTTACAGAAAAGGACATTGTAGAAGACACCACCACGGTAACAAGTGGGAGCTGGGGAGCGCCAACGGATAGATCATCCAAAGGTATGGTTTCTGGGAAACCCACACCATTCCAATTGCCAACACCGGCAGTGCTAATTTGTCCCCCAGAGTCAATGCTCTCCAAGTCCACTGCCCTAACAACGCCGTCTCTGGACTTTCAGGGGGAAGGAACGATGGGAGATGTGCTTGCATCAGAGGCACAAAAGCCCGTGCGCCCAATGAGCGACTCGATGAAGAAAAGCACAATCACCGACCACAGCAGAGCTGTTGGTCCCGTGAGAGTCGCGAGCCTAGGAAACCAACCGACTATTCTCATAAACAACACAATACCGCAAACTCTGGCAACGCAGAATTCACGCTCAATATCCTCTCTATCAACAGAACTTGAGAAGTCAGTATCAGACTTCATTGACAATTGGTATGAAGTTATTCACGCGTCAGACAGACCGATTCCCGTCACCATGCCGGAGCCCAAACAGCCCAACGAGCAGCACCCTCAGTCACAAGGTGCTGTCAAGCTACCTCTGATGACCCCTTTGCCTCGGGGGCCCTTGCCAGAGGTCCCGAACCGACCTCCGACTCAACCTACGCCTCGTCCATCCAGAGCAAGAATGCTAAGCACTCTCCCACCCTCATATCAGCCCAAGGGTTACTACAATCCAGATCGGTGGAAGCCCCCTGATCAGTGGAAACCCAAGCCGGGCAGTGTCGAAGAAGCTCCTATTCCTGCCACGGAGGCGTCTCCAGTTGCCCAAGAAGCTCCTTCGGTCGTGCCAAAAAAGCGAGTCCGGCTACCAAAAGACACCGAGGCTGCTTACGCGGCGACTTTGAGAGTTCAGGCTCTGCAGATGGAGTTGAAGAGAATGGCCCAGGCAACTCCTGAGGTAGCCCTCGCACGTCTCAAGGAGAACTGGGGTACTGTTACAGATCCCATAGTCTACCAGCAGCTTGAGCAGGAAAAGAAGCGATGGATGCTGGCCTCCCTGTACGGGATGGAACAGCAGATCAGGGGCGGTGACAATACAGCCGTCACTGTGGCCGGAGCGCAGCCATTTGTCCAAGGTCCAAATGTCTTGTCGCTGTTCGATTCTGACTGTACGAACCATCTGCTCTCTTCAATAGCTTGAAATCCCCGCTAACTCGTCGTCTACAGCTACGACATCCTATCTCGCAGTCCTCCACCCAGAGATGAGTATCAAGCACATGAACTCAACTCCCATTCCTCATCTTCAGTACCCGAATGTCCAGTCCTTTCCCTGGCCTGTCTCACCTTCACTTGCCCTGGAAGCGAACAAATTCACCTCGGTGCATTGTTTGTCCATGCCCTCTTTGCTGGCAAGCCAAGAGAttccccagcttctccagaAGATCTACCACTGTCTCGCCCCTCAAGGAGTGTTGCATCTTGTGGTGATAGATCCATCACCAGTAGCCCACTCTCTAGGACCACACATGAGAGAATGGCTGGAAGAACACCTGACCACCAGCCTGGAGGCCGAATTTCGATGCATCACCCCCAGCAGAGTGTTTCCGAGATGGCTGGAGGCAGCCAAGCTCGACGGCCTGAACAGTTtcaccaccaagaacaagTTCCAAGCCATCCCGCCTTCCCAGTCGCGCCACGACAatggcaagggcaaggccaGAGCAATGGATCCTCGCGACCAGGAGGCCATGATTATGGGAGACCTCCGGAGCGTGGTTGGCAGGATGCTGTGGCAGGACATGTGGTCCAAAAATGTGCGCGCAAAggcctggtggtgggagatTACAGAATGCGTCGAGGAGTGCATTCAGCTTGGTACCTACTGGGAGTACTCCATCATCCAGGCAACCAAGAATGGTGAAGACTGTAGCGGCAACTCTCACCACAGTTCGTACTAACCTGCTGGACCCAACGATACTGGGCG
Proteins encoded in this window:
- a CDS encoding hypothetical protein (EggNog:ENOG503P3U7), whose product is MWDVDWSDVSIEKVGERRARKGIERNSKKEDVQSVHGSTGSRPSSTEERPAMSLFESMGLKRNSMSMKNKRKDTLQPETTKDDGKSRRTSLLAAAVSALGNTNRSSTVSDKSLRLQTTLTEKDIVEDTTTVTSGSWGAPTDRSSKESMLSKSTALTTPSLDFQGEGTMGDVLASEAQKPVRPMSDSMKKSTITDHSRAVGPVRVASLGNQPTILINNTIPQTLATQNSRSISSLSTELEKSVSDFIDNWYEVIHASDRPIPVTMPEPKQPNEQHPQSQGAVKLPLMTPLPRGPLPEVPNRPPTQPTPRPSRARMLSTLPPSYQPKGYYNPDRWKPPDQWKPKPGSVEEAPIPATEASPVAQEAPSVVPKKRVRLPKDTEAAYAATLRVQALQMELKRMAQATPEVALARLKENWGTVTDPIVYQQLEQEKKRWMLASLYGMEQQIRGGDNTAVTVAGAQPFVQGPNVLSLFDSDSTTSYLAVLHPEMSIKHMNSTPIPHLQYPNVQSFPWPVSPSLALEANKFTSVHCLSMPSLLASQEIPQLLQKIYHCLAPQGVLHLVVIDPSPVAHSLGPHMREWLEEHLTTSLEAEFRCITPSRVFPRWLEAAKLDGLNSFTTKNKFQAIPPSQSRHDNGKGKARAMDPRDQEAMIMGDLRSVVGRMLWQDMWSKNVRAKAWWWEITECVEECIQLGTYWEYSIIQATKNGEDCSGNSHHSSY